In Gracilinanus agilis isolate LMUSP501 chromosome 1, AgileGrace, whole genome shotgun sequence, the sequence GATATCTCAGAAGTTTTCCCTGACACTCTCTTATAATATGGTgtacaggctttttttttttttttttaatcatatctttcAGATTTTCCAATGATTCTTAATTGTccctcctggatctattttccaggtcagttgtttttccattgaggtatttcatattttcctctattttttcattcctttgattgtgtcttattattttttattccatatggaatcattagcttccatttgctcaattctaaattttaggaagttattttcttctttgaacttttttgtttccttttccatttggcccaatCTAGTTTCTAAGTTGATGAATCTTTCTATTCTTTATCATTtggtttttaacttcttttcaagctCTTCTAAGAGTTCCTTTGGggcctttctcattttcctttggggCTTCACTGTCCTTTTTGCCACTGTCATCctcttctgaatttatattttgaaCTTCTCTATCACTAAAGTTACTTTCTAATAGGGTTTTCTTTgccttttgctcattttcctagttaTTATCCTCCCCCCACCCTACCTCCACCCCCAATCTCTTGTTACCTTGTCTATCTAATAAGGTTCTGCTCCACTCCTGGGATAGTGGGAAAGTTGTTCCAGGCTTGCAATATAGATTTCTCTCATTCTTGGAGTAGGcatgtgtataaatggagattttgaaccttagactgcatcccccataagtcccttagtatttcccaaaattccttatTCTCTCCTGCACCttcacatttgcatggtcatgttattgttttatagttgactataactcctccctcttcctctttttctctggcAAGCGGGCTGAATAGCTAGGTtccttttgttagtttattattaataaaactttataaaaatataatatttagttattgaatattaatttaaaaatccacaCATGGCTATATTTGGGTTCCTCCATGTGCACTTTGAGGAAGTGGTATGGAGGTATGGATCACTTCTTGTAGGGAGGCTTTCAGCTACTTTGTCTAACTAAATTGTTACCTTTACTGTCAGTTTCTCTCTTATCTCCTATGCTGGGCTGCTCCCTGCCCTACTCTTTTGTCACCTCAGGCTATTTGGAAGCAGGTAGGGTTGCTTCCCAATCTGTTGGTTCATCCATAGGCTACATTAAAGCACCATGGGTTGTCCTGAATTCTGCTAATTCCTGACAAACTAGCTAAACTACTCTCCTTTATCATCCCAGTAAGACATGTCCTTTCTGCtatcctttgttttgaggtgcttcatttcctatttttgtgtatttataaGGTTTGGGTGAGCTAAATGTCccttactccaccatcttagctcctTGCATCTAGCCCAGCTTTTAACTTTATAAACTGCTTTTTTACCTCCTGGGAATCTTCTTTTATCTGCACATATTTGATAGTCAGTTCATTCAGTGGATTGTTTGTCTGAACCCTTGAGGTAGAAATAATCCATTCATTATATCTTCTGGATCTGAGGAATCTCTGGGACCAGATTAggaggggtcacatagctagaaaatggaaaaaggctgtagaaaattaatatttaatcaaaatattgttgtgaaataattttccctttaacCACCCCATACACAAGCTTATTCTAGGATCAGGATTAAACAGTTTCTCCCCCAAGCTATGAAACTAGGTTGGGATCTTCTTGGGATGGCAGGACTAGGAGCCATGGTGAACCTGATTAATAGTGTAATCTGCAGCCATATTGGACTGACTCAGCCACTTGGCAGATAGGAAAGAGTATATAAACATCCTTGTTCTCTGGACAAAGGCTTGCCTCTTCCTATAATAAAGTAACGAGAGGGGAACTAGAGTCTCTAGACCCATGTCCTCAGTGGCTATTTAGCAATCAGAGATTTCTTAGGATGTCTAAGGGGAGGAACTAAGTAATGAGATCATAAGTGATATATAAGGATAAGGATAAGGATCTTGATGAGTTGATTAACTAGCTAAAATTAAGTAAAACTGTCTCTCAAGAATTTCATGTTTCAAGGCCAttatttaaattcaggtcctctaactcctAATCCACCACTCATTACACTACCCTCCTTACCTCTTCCATCAAACTCCTTCTACTGAGGATTATATGAGAGACTGAACATTTACTGTCTGATGAGGTACTAAGGAATTTCTATTCTTCTTCCTTCACAGGGAATTTGTACAATGATAGGAATAATGCCTTTAATCTCCCACCCCAAGAAAGATGTATTGGTCTCACAGGGAAAGTATTGATGGTAGAATTTCAGGTATTGGGGTAGACCAGGAAGAGATTCATATTTGGGTAGGAGCCTTTACATTCGACTATATAGGTGATCATCAGTTTTCTCTGGAAGTCTAGCAAAAGGGATCAAAATCTGTTTTTTGTTTCTCCTGAAAGACTTAAATCTCTTTCCACTTACCCCCTTTCAAAGGGCTTCTACAATAAGGTTATAAATAATCTCCTAGAGAGAATATGAAAAGGACAAAATCATCCATAGTCCATGGTTTTCCTCAAGTTGTAAAAAAGAGCCAAACTAACAGGAGAGAAAAGCATTTTCTTATCTCCCCCTTCACACCAGCATCATTCAAAAGCATCATTCTCTCCCTAGGGGAGGTGATATTTACTCCTATTTAACAGTTAAAAAAAGTGAAGATCAAAATGGTATTGTAGTTAattaagagaatgagagagagaagggccAGTTGCTCAGACTGGAACTTTGGGGAGGAGGGTGGACTGAACAGATTCATAGCAGGTTAAGAAACTATATATATCCCAGAGGCTATAGAGGCCTGAGACTCAATAACcaaacagagaaaaaactgaCTAAGATGCCAATTGATTCATGTAAGACCAAGTTATAATAGAACTTCCAAGATGGCCAGCATACTCCTGCCAACAGGTCAGCATATTTTCATACCAGCAAGAAACTCTTATATATGATGTcaaatttcagaactggaagggaacttattACATTGGAGTTAGAATGTTAGAGACACTttatatacatcatctcattccaaatgtctcatttgacctatgaggaaattgaggcttagagagaaaCTGTGACCTTCTAAAGGCCCCATAGTAATTAAGTAGTAGATGGGGGACTGAACCCAGAAAGTGGGATTCTAAGCCCAAAGCAATTTCTaccataccacactgcctcccacTGAAAAGTATTACTATTCCAAACAGATAATATTGATCCctttaataatttctatttagtataaattatcaaatttatatttgatatataaatatataattagtaatatattttaatgttaatatgtaataatatataaaacatataattagTAAGAGTTAATCACAGTTATTACCTAGACCTAGCAACTAAGTTAAACTAATATTAAAAACTTGTTTCAGGATACAATTACTTATAGAATCAgtaaatgataaattatatgataattttataccatatattttattttcaaatatattttattttcccaattatgtttaataacaattttcaacatacattttctgaaagtataagattcaaattgttcCCCCATCCCCCtgtcagagatggtaagcaacttgatctggattgtacatgtatcatcattCAATTATATGGCTATAGTAAGCTTTCCTATgagaaatacattttagaaataagaatagttattagatttatttaaaaatcataaattttcATTCTCATCCTTGAAATCCttgaaagcaagggaactgggccAATACAACAGCTTCTGTAATCCTAAACTACAACCCTACCTGCTAttcacaaaataacaaaaaatcctTGCTACACCATGCTTCTAAAGCAACAAAGTTCCAGCTTTAGAAAAGTTTGTCAAAACATTCTTTCAACAGCAGGCTATGAAATGACAGACATTAGGTCTATCAAGTTCAATAGAATATTAAATTCGGTAGCTGTCCCACCTTAGACACTCCCCACTACACCCTTGTTACACCCAGCTAATACATGTTTCAAAGTAcctgtttctcatttcttgtaaAATGTCACTATATTTTGTCATAATTCCCTGTATTTTTGAACACTAACAGAATCcacaaatatatttcttctttctgtactATAAAATAAGGTCTGTGAATCATCTAATTGTCAATCTTTGAGTCAGTGATCTTTGGTTTATGGTAATCACtatccttaaaataaataaaattatctcaGACATTTGTTTCCCAGTCTTTTCCTTTTTAGATAAgggttgttgttttcttttactaccaccaaaaaaaaaatgtactgatTCCCACCAAAAGATCAAAAAGTTACTTGGTGAGCAACTTCAGTAGAGTGATGACAATAATAGCCTTGTTATAGGAGAGAAAATTCTGGGGAGTGAGTGGGTGATTAGAAAGGGGAGGTAGCAACTTCCCCACTGCATTCCTAAGGTTGTGCAAAAGTTTTCACCATCAATCTAGAAGCGCATCCGATATCGGAACTGGACATCATACATTGGCTGTAGGGGACCCATTCCCCATCTCTTCGCATTTATTGGAGGGATCTCCGCCTCTTGATCAACTAACTCTATATCATATTGTGTAACCATCAAGAAGACAAACATTTTAATCTTATTGAGGGCAAAGAACCTCCCAGGACAGAGGGAGGTGCCAGCACCCCATGGCAACATGTGGGATTTGATCTTCCTCCCTTGCTTGTAGAAAACTACCTTTTGGCTGCCATCAGGGTTCAGGAAACGGTCATATTTGAATGTGGTGGGGTCTGGGTGGATTTCTGGGTCCATATGGAGGAAAAGGTAGGGGAAGACGGAAATTTCATCTCCCTTGCGGAGGGCATACTCTCTGCCATCATCCATTTTTAAGGTCATATCCTGCATGACAGATCTGATCAGGAAAGGGGCAACCACCATGCGTAATGTCTCCTCCATGACACCATCCAGCACTGGGGTCTGTTTCAGTATATTATAATCAAAATTGATGGGTACCCCAGCTGGTCTCTTCTCCTGCCCCATTTTCCTGAGGATTCCTTCTGCCTCCTCTCTCACAGCCTTTAGAGCCTCGGGATTCttcagaaggaagaagagagcccAGAAGTTCACAATGGTTGTGCTGCCCTGGGAAGCCCAGAGGAGTACCAGGTTATTTTGACTCTGTCCTTTGTCAGACACTCCATTTTCAACCATCTGTTGCTGAATGGAATGGATCCATGTACTCACATTATCCTTCTCCAGGATCTGTTGTGAAGAGAGAATATCCCAGAAAAAGTGTCTGAGCCTCTTCATTTCTTGCTTCTCCTTGGGACGAAGTGTGGAATAAAATGCCCGAGGAAAGAGTCTGTCAAATTTCCTAAATTCTTCAAAGACTTTCTGGGAGTGGAGGAGGTCCTGAATGCGTCCTGTCTTGCCATTTGTGGGTAAGCTCCCAAACAAGGCCAGGTAACTAGCTCTAAAGATAACGTTGTAGCAATATTCAAGTAGCCCATCCTGCTTCCACTCCTGGTGTGCTGGTCTTATGCCACCATCAGGTTCTAGCAATAGGGCCTGTAGATTATCCACCACAGCCTGGGTCATAACAACTAAACTGCCAGCCGACAGGTGCTTTGTGTGGGTATTGCTCGATATCTTCTGATGACCTTCCTCTGCCTGGAACTCAAAGATTTTGATCACCAACTCAGAAACCAAGTTGGAAAAGCCCAGCTTGCCTCTGTTCTCCTTCAGGATGGCCTCAAAAGAGAAGGGGTCTGTGACAAAGGTGATATATCGGCCACAAAGCTGAACAGTGAAGATGTCTCCATGGCGCTTTTGCATCTTCTTCAGGAAAATGGAAGCATCCTCACAAAATTCCTTGATATAACCCAGCCAGGGGATGGGGCCCTTGTCCAGTGGAGGCTCTCTGGCCTTCCTCTGCCGCAAGGCCCCTAACCTGTACAGCCCTATCAGGACAATGGCCACCAGGACTACAAACACGGAAGCCCAGAGTGCCATCGCCACAGCAAAAGAGATCTATGTCCCAAGCAGCTTAGGAAAGAGTGAAGGtgctctttgaaaatgaaagacttTTATAAGCGCAGGAAAGGCCCCTGCTGCCTGTACCTTGTCCTATGCTTAGCTGAGTACTAGAGATTAGTTAAGTGGAGTCAGGCCAGAAAACAAGAATTGTGCTGAGCTCACTGTTTTCACAAGACAAAGGGAGAACAGCCAAAGAAGGTCAGATATTTAGTTAGGGAAGGAAGCCAAGATTGTATTTAATTTGTAATTTACATTCTGGCCTCCTGCCAACAGGctttgggaagaagggaggacaGATAGGTAGAGTCAGACCTAGGCAGCAATCCAATTTTAATCAGTAAATGTCTTCATATCCTCTTTCCACACCCTGTCAGAGCTGGGACTTAGAAGCTTAGGACACAGAACAGACAAAGTCAGAGCCAGAAGTCTTTAAGAGTCTCTagtaaaatcttttgtttttagtaagttaaatttaaaaagtaaaaaatttaatgaagatGATAgatggaaactgaggttgagagagctAAAGGGTTTGTAAATACATGGCATTTagcattgttgttcagttgtatcatTCACTCTCATTTTGACTGTTCTTTTCAGTAGTCTCTATCTGCTACAGTCATCATGAATTGAaccagagagaaaggagggactAACTTTGCCCTGACTCAGAGAAATGGACTTCTTTGTTTGATTCTCTGTTGTTTGCCTTCCATTTCAGGTGCCAGAAGTAATTCCTCACAGGACCAGAAATTCAAGCCAGAGTGACCTTGGAACTAGGAATGCAGCCAGCCAGCTCAGCATGAAAGCTTTGAAAAGCCAGGGGACCCCGGGGGATTTGAGCCCAAGGTAGGTTTGGGATTTGGAATATGGGAGCTACAGTAATTAAACTATAGACCTAATCTCCTTCACTTCCCCAGAGAAAGAGAGGTGatatgagaagggagaaagatcATGCCTCCCACATGTTGTATTTAAATTTGTATGTCTGTGATTGTATACCTTTTAATATCAACATTCTTTTGTTTTGGGtttacttgtttttaaaatccttactttcagtTCTAGTAACTACACTAAGACAGTAGAGCAAGTAGACAAATGGggataagtgtcttgcccaggatcacgcagtttggaagtctgaggccacatttgaacccaggtccacccaAATCCAGGTCTGATACTCTACCTGGCATGGGACTCTGGGTTTCCCTTGACACCACAAACCCTAGAAGTTCTTCAGATCAAactataagcaggaaaattcctttccttccttgtcaTTCTTGTGATGTTGAGGAAAAGGTGCCTTTGGGCCTCAGAGACTCACAAGAAGGAAAGACCCCTGGGAGAAATATCCTCCTTGGATTCTCGCCTAGATTCCAAGATGGATCGTGATACCATCAGGTTGTATCTAGGATATCTCCCACTCTGGCCCAAACTCTTTCCATTACCTCATCATTTCTCACATAGACCCCTGGTATTTTGTAAGACTATATAAAGTCCAGAACACATCTCCAATAGGAGGCAGTATcccatctatgctgtcctcccagccacttcaacatgaattccaaatgaataaatttctctttttatctctaagTGAAGTTatagagtcttgcattcttgtaaAGGGTATCCATTCTGAACCCAGGGGTTTCATCTCAAGCCCCCCACAAtatacccactgtgccacctagttgtccctcaACATTCCTTTGTTAAAGGTCCAGTATTACACCAAAATCCAGATCTCTTCTTTGGTGTTTTCCTGTTCCAGAATACCTGCTCTCCAAGATAAAACTCTATCCTCTCACAAAGTTTGTTACTTGAtggatcatagaatcacagatccaGATTATTGAAGTCATCTcttctaatcccttcattttaaagatgaccaCCTCaaactgtaagggttaaaattaatggttggataataattatatgaaattatgtggcaGCCAATAtccaagtcagaaatttatttacaaatatttacaaaatggagaggaaacaataaagtagagaaatgcgAAGAgtttagagaggttatctatcctattaACCTAAATGTTTTACTccgggtctgcttaatccaggcagagattaattagctctcaaccaggaaggctggtagtagGCCTCcaccaagatggaagctagtctcttcagAAACTAAGAAAGGAGTCaacctttcactcacccaatgaagcaGTCCAGGAGTCAGAAGCCAAGCTGAAGCCTAGCTCCAAGCCTATGATCCAAGCTGCAATCTTCagctccaagccacagtctccaccAGAggctccctcaaagactatctccagaagacaatcccttcagactatcttctcaaagacaatctgccctgaaggagtttgaGGCTTGCTTTTATGGTAACTTCTTGTCCCTTTcctcttcacagggaccaatcacagttttcaaattgtctagcactgctcaGGGGGGCAGTATCCgtgggatcaacttctcacctcctgaaggttaagttctcatcaaaaagattcacagattctTGATTGCTTaaatttctaagggtgtgaattttctaagtaTCTTGCTAGCTTCTCAGCTAGTACAATgtagggtgttcaatcttttgttgattcaatttaaaagtagacaaaggagagtaaatcctgtcttcagtctagtgagatactaagtaggggtacttaagttagtgttaactcaagacAGACaacagagtaaagaattctctttcactaAGACCCAGATAAATGAAGGAACTTGCCTAAGTTCCCACAGGTAGCAAGTAGCAGAGTTTGGACTTAAATGCAGACCCTCTGACGCCacatccagcactctttccagtTTGTAATGCTGCAAGCTCCTTTGATATTCAGGGAGAAGGTGAAGGCATAACAGTTGTTGGCAGGGATCTGTGAGTCCTCTCTGTCCtcaaattatcatcattttaccaACCAAgaaccatatgattatttcaatagatgcataaaaaacttttgacaaaatttaagacacttaactctgttgCAGTTTCCACAaatttaaaatgaactgaagaaggaaatggaaaatcactctagtatctgtgccaagaaaagcccaaatagtcacaaagagtccaatacaactgaacaacattcaTAATATGGTTTCCtccataggatcacagatctagagccaAAAGGGACTTCCAAGTCATCCGATCCAACCTATTTCCTCCCCTTTCCATTTCTAAGCCTCTCTTGTTTCCTACCAGCCTTTCCTTATCCCTTATCTCAGAGCTTGAGATGGGTCCTTTTCCCTCACTGAAGATAACTCCACCTACCTGTATTTGTTGTTATCTTTAGGTCTCTCTTTACTCTATGTCCACAAATTTAATCTACAAGGGCCTAAAGATCCATCCATAACAAGGCTATTGAAATCCTTCTGGAAATGACTAGGGTAATGTATCATCAAGGCTTAGGTAAGCTAGGAATGTAGAAGGACATTTTTTAGAGTCCTCAATTTTTTGTCTTCCTTAGGTCTTTAGAAAGATTTCCAAGGGCAGATCCAAGATGGCAGGgtagaagcagggaaagcttgaaccaccatgagaatcctctctatctaaccttaaaataatacttcaaaatgaatattgCCAACAAATCTGATTATCTaagggaaatggatgaatatttacaagaatacaaattgcccagattaacaaaagaagaaatagaatacttaaataataccatctcagaaaaagaaattgaataaaacatcaataaactccctaagaaaaaatccccagggccagatagattcataagtgaattctatcagatatttaaaaaagaattccaatatcccaaggatgcccattatcaccactattatttaatattatgctAGAAacgctagctttagcaataagaaaaagaaattgagggaattaaaTTTAGGAAGTGAGGAAActgtcattttgcagatgataccatggtatacttagagaatcctagagagtcaactaaaaaactagttcaaaaaataaattaataactttagtaaagttgtggtatacaaaataaatccacatatatcatcagcatttctacctATTACCAATAAAGTTCAGAAGCaagacatagaaaaagaaattccatttaaaataactctagacaatataaaatttacCTGGGAACctacttgccaaaacaaacccaggaattatatgaacacaattacaaaacacttttcacatgaaaaaaaatcagctctaaataactggaaaaatattcattgctcatgggagggcagagttaatataataaaaatgataattctgcttaaattaatttatatatgcaGTGCCAAGATCTTCATGAATTgaagcagagcaaaataagcagaaccgag encodes:
- the LOC123230807 gene encoding 5-beta-cholestane-3-alpha,7-alpha-diol 12-alpha-hydroxylase; translation: MALWASVFVVLVAIVLIGLYRLGALRQRKAREPPLDKGPIPWLGYIKEFCEDASIFLKKMQKRHGDIFTVQLCGRYITFVTDPFSFEAILKENRGKLGFSNLVSELVIKIFEFQAEEGHQKISSNTHTKHLSAGSLVVMTQAVVDNLQALLLEPDGGIRPAHQEWKQDGLLEYCYNVIFRASYLALFGSLPTNGKTGRIQDLLHSQKVFEEFRKFDRLFPRAFYSTLRPKEKQEMKRLRHFFWDILSSQQILEKDNVSTWIHSIQQQMVENGVSDKGQSQNNLVLLWASQGSTTIVNFWALFFLLKNPEALKAVREEAEGILRKMGQEKRPAGVPINFDYNILKQTPVLDGVMEETLRMVVAPFLIRSVMQDMTLKMDDGREYALRKGDEISVFPYLFLHMDPEIHPDPTTFKYDRFLNPDGSQKVVFYKQGRKIKSHMLPWGAGTSLCPGRFFALNKIKMFVFLMVTQYDIELVDQEAEIPPINAKRWGMGPLQPMYDVQFRYRMRF